The segment TTAATGACCATAAAAATAACTGACAAATAGCCAGGACCATAAAAATTTCACAATATTTGAAAATGGGGACgtaataattagtttttttagtttgggaactaaaaattaaaaatgtcaaaataagATAACCAATGCATTTAAACCttattgttttaataattttGCAGTTAAATGGGATTTCAATACCTAAGATTTGTAAGCACCAGATTTTAAAATGGGGGTCAATACTAGAGATTTATAAGCACCAGATTTTAGATTTTATTGTATGATAAGAATGCAACACAACATCTTTTTGAAGTTGACGCTGGTTTCACTTGTCCTTTGGGAGGGTCAAATTCTATTTCAGATTAAACAAGTTGTGAAAACCGGCCAAGAAGCTAATAGAAAGCACAAATCTTAATCTACGTTAGCCTAAGTGTACATGACGTGGCAATTGAATTTGGGACTAAAATAGATCTCAGGTCATGgataagagaaaaagaaaaagaaaagttatTTAGACAAAAAATATATACTAACAATCAATGTATCTTCGTGGGACCTAATGTGGGTTGAAACTTGAACCAACCGGATATTTTTGGAAACAGAATCTTGTAGAAGGTCCTACATCAGGTGATTGAATCTCGTGCAAAAGGAAGAATACCGCTCCTGATTGGAAATGGATACTCTCAAATTTGTTTCGTCTCATGTTTTcttaattttcaaaactcaaCCCCTAATTTTCAATATTAAAGATCCTAGTCCCCACTAGCTACTCATCAATATCAAAGGCTAAATCTAAATTCATAAATGTCATGAAGCTCTGACAATTATTGACATATGTAGCACTATGTAATTGAATTCACCTATTTCGGTCCCTGTAGTTAAGAGTATGAGGAAAACCAAACACCAGCCATAAAAACAATCACTTCATTAGTTTATTTACATGTGATATTTGGTGTATACTCTGCCAATTCCACATAGCAAGAATACATAACTTAATAAGTTGAATACAACGGGTGCTATACAATGCAAATCAAGGAAAATATCAGGAAAATTAACAATATAAATGTTTGAACAATTCATAATTTGGTAAAGGTCAAGCAAATCCTAGTATCAAATCCACACTTCACAAGCGTAATATTTCTCATTCTCAACCTCTCTGACATTCAATTTTTCGTCATTATCTTAGCTTTTAGACTTTACGGCTAGGAGCTACATTCATGGTGTCATCTTTACCTTAAATTTCGGCAGAGGGGCTTTCCCTAATAAAGGAGCCACGGCGGTGGCCGCCACCAACAATCACATCTTTGAGTCGAATCATGGGAGAAAGCGCCCTGCTCTTTGCCTGCATAAACGGTTACTATTGGAATGTAAAGATTTTTTAACACTATAAAGGAATCAAACATGGCAGTCTAAGCATTAAGCTACACAAAATTGAGAGATTTATGTTTCTGTATAGGATGAGGAAATTCAAAAGTTAAGTTCTTCAAAATCATATTACTGCTCATGTTtcagataaagaaaataaatataacattGCTCAAAAGTTACTCAAACATTCTTCGTTTTTAAAGTGTAAGTCAAGTTGATTCTGATGCAAAAATTATTACACATTGGAAACATAGCATCATGACTATAATTAGTGATACATCATGATATGTTAGTTAAAAATTAGTTCGTTCTACACAATTGGAATGAATAATCGATAAAAGAATCCAAAATAATTGACAGTGTCTTATACTTCATTTTACCTTTTTAACTTTTATATAATAAAAGTGCTTGAGAGCAGAAATTCAATTGACAACTTTATGCTTAATTCCtatcaaagaagaaataaaaaCTTCTCAGAAGAATGATAATAAATATACCTCATCAGTGATGCTGATTTGCCACTTAAGCTGTAAAGCTTTTTCGCGTTGCCAGCGTTGACCAAGCATCACCAGACCCATCACTGTTGCTGCAATGAAAACAGACCAAAATGTATTAGCCTCCTTTGCATGAGCATATATGGAGGCAGCTCTTCGCTTCCACCAAGCTCCGCAAGGAAGATCTGAAGGATTCTGTTTGTCATCTTGGGAAGAGTTCTTAGGCAGTGATAAATCATCAGGAGAAACATTTGTCTCTTGCTCTGCTGATTCGGTTGTTTCAGACTCAACTATGCTTTCACCATATGCTATCACAGTGCTGATATCTGTTTCACTGGGAAAAGAAGTGTACTTTGCAGGGTGATACATACTTTCCTCTTTTACGGCCAAACCAAAATCCGGTAGAGTTGTACCTTCCTTAAACTGTTTTCCATGAATTTTCTCGTCATAATATTGCATACCCTCAAATTCCTTTGACACAACATCCAACCCTGCTAATGTCAAGTTTTCATCATCCTTTCCACTAGGCCTGGTCGTTTCTTCACGAGTCTCTTCAACGGCATTTTCTTTGTCTCCAGATACATTTTGAATCTCTCCATAGTCAGGTACCAATGGCAAATTTTCATGCCGACTGGGTGGAAAAGCAAAGTGACCAGACATGAACAAAGCGTTTGATGTCTCAGCATCATTTGGACCAtatgcatcttccttgtcatcatcCTTCAACTCAACTTTATTAGGACCAGGTGCGGCTGCATAAGTTGATGCAGTGAGAGATACAACCTCCCAATCGTTACTGCGAGAAGCTTTTTCCACTTCATCTTCAGTTCCTGCCATCTTTTTTCCTCATCGGAAAATTGATATCAGAGTtccatttttaattaaaataaactcaAACATTACTAAATACCAAAAATGTGAACGGGAGAGGGTAGGGAAGTTGCGTTAACCAAAAAAAGTGGATGATTTCATAATATGGAAACATCTACACATGAAAAATATACTACTTTTGGTAAGGAAGAACAAAACTCAAAATGTCACAGCTCACAAGCATGTTTCAAGGTCATTGGATTGCATGTGCAGAAAACGATTGATAACCATGAATACTGAAAAATGAGAGTTATTCCCCATCGCGTAAACAAATAGGCGTGACAAATATAGGTAGCATTACTTAATTCTTATctcaaaaacaatataaaaaagatCTTATAAGAAATACTATATTACTATCTCCAgtactatttataagaaaaaatttactttttagatatattgaataactaatgtatttggacaatatatagaccagatacattagttatttaataaatctaaaaaatacattttttttcttataaataaaacgAGAGAGAATTACTTAAATAAGGTGATACTAATTACCATTTTACAAACTTTTCCGATGAGATTACAAGGTTAGCTCTTACCACTTCGAGAGAGAAAAACCTACAAATCCACCAAATTTGCTCAAAAAAGTTACATCCATTTTTAATTCACTCTAAATTTTCACTCCCCTcatacaacaacatcaacaacaagcctTATATTCCCACTAAATAGAGTGGGCTACAAGGATCAACTTCCGCCATAATATTTTATCCATGACCATTCCGCCATAATTTTCATTCCTCTCAAGTGAAATCATTCTTTTATTCCACCTCCCCAACTCCATACTCAAATAAACCAAAACCCTTTCCAATCACAAATTCTACTACGTAAACTTTCTCTAAATCACTCCAAAACCTGATCGTAAACCTTGTCTCATCAATTAATTGTACTCAAATAACAACACATGCACAACTAATTACacacacaaaacaaaacaaaaaaacagaaTCATCCAATTGAAATCAAATAATCCACTCAAAGATCTAATAACTTCATACAAaggaacaaattaaaaaataaaatcaacaacACCCCGAAGATTTGCATGATCATCGATTGAACGAAACCAAAATTCCAGAATCATCTATGAATAAGAACagataaaataacaataattattaacgcgtagtgataaaaagaaagaagaaaaaaaagaaactaacCGAAGACGATGAGCGTAGAGGGAGGGTGGAAGTTAGAAGCGATGTCGATGAGGTTGAATTGAAACTTGtatgtttttttataataatttggatgatgatgatgatgatgaagaagaatgattCAGAAGTAACCGGGTATAGCAGGTAATGTGATGGGTTGTGAAAGTGGAGGGTTACCGGTTGCGTGGTGTCAGAGTCTTGGGATCTAATCTTACATTACATATACTCAACTGTCACGCCCACTGAATGTTGAGTCATATTGTGAACCAATAACGCCACTGCTTTCAAACTAGTTAAACTAAAAGATAGACATCAATGACcgaaaattcttaggtggacacatacctagaaattgttttacacacaaccaatcacataattttaattaattaaaaaataaatactgatttttctctctccttcataatctcaaccaccccatgaatccaattaaaaccaaaattaaaattaaaataaatttaaaaaagactCTTTCTTATTGGCTGTGCCTAAGAATGTGGATTTAAGGTCGTGcccatgcaagaattgctccaTCGATGACTATGcatgttttttttcttccaaaaaatatattgtgaaattgtaataaaaataaattttgaaaaaaattaaaaatcgcTTCATTTGAGAAGTTGTTTTAGTAAATTTTCATTGTTTTGTAAAGTTAATATAATAGTGTTTTTAATATGGATAATAACAGCGATCAACACTACAAATCAAAGAATTACTTTAATTAATATTGTACAAGTTTAAATTGATTTTCTCTTTTATTGTTGTAAATCACTTAAATTGTCGGTCTTTTAATATCTTCACTTGATCTTGATTCAAAAATCTTACTAGACACAAAGATCCTGCTCAAAGTTATGCAACTACCTTTACCCAGTCATAGTGGTTCCTTGTATGAGTCTTTGTTTTACCCAGGATTAATTGAAAAACTTTTAACTTCGCTTCACAACAACCTTTACACGGTTCTAGCAAAGTCTTCAATGGAGTATAAAGAATGATATTCTCTTTTCTGAAAGTAAATCTCCATATACCATAGACACAAAGTGATTCTTTATCCGGATACAAATAGAAAAATTTCACACAAAAAAACATTTGATTCCCAAATCTATCTTGGATCTGCCATTCACACTCAATCTTTATAGTTGAGCACCACAACAATGGTTTCTTAGTTCAAGGTTGAAGATTATGATGGTTATATAAAGAATATCACACAAGAACAATCTTTTAGGAAGTTTTTCAAAGGTTGAAACAAAGAGATGGAATATTTGTGAAAGGAAGAACACTCTTTAGGTTTTTCCCAAGATTTATGAAAAATGTGAATTCTTGATCTTACTTGATCATAAAATAACTTGCTCAACAAGTTTTTAAGAATGTGTTTTTACTTGATACATGTGATTCAAGTCACGAAAATAGTTGACTAGAATCATGGTTAATTGTCATGGTGACTTCTTATTTGAGTTGGGGAATTCCTTGATTATAATTAGAAATATAGAGCCAAATTCCTAATTTCCAAAtgaatttttatttgaatcaTCCATATGCTTGATTTGAATCATACATAAAAACACCTTGATTTAAATTTTCTAACTTTTAATTCAAGGCACACGCATATGTTTGACCTTTTACCAATTTGTTCATGATAAAAGTAAGTACATTGAAATAGATCAAATCTAATTTATTAAATGTAAGTGGAAACTCATGGCACAATCTATTTGAATGATCAAATtacaaataaattaatcaaatataataaaTCGAAAATTGTTACTAAAACATCAAAAGAGAGATGAAAAAGTGTGAGGATATAATTGTTACCGACATCTCACTTTTACCTACTTGAGCATAAACCTCTGAATAGTCCATATTCCAAGTCTTTGAAGGAAACATTTAGCAACTAACCTAACATTATGTTTTATAATTGATCTATTTGGGTTATGCTTCAACTTGAACACTCATTTTACTTCAATAGCCTTTACTGAGTTTGATCCTGCATATTTCTTGAAACTttcttcctttgtatttctcaaaaccaCCAATTTTCTTGAATGTTTAAGTTTTTCGTGATTGAACCGACTCTTGCATTTTCTTTCTATTAAGAATCCTCAATTCACTTCTGATGATCCTATGAGATCTTCCAATTTCATAGTTGTTAAGGTACTAGatttttttaatatcaattaAGGAAGCTTGAGTGGAGAGTGGTATATTAGGAAATATAAAAAGAGGTGAGTGTATAATGAAATTGGGGATTGTCGAAAACATTTACCGAATATTAAAAGAAGAAAGGGCCCATATAATTGCTCTTCTAATAAAAACTGGTATCAAGTCACAATTCACAAGTACT is part of the Vicia villosa cultivar HV-30 ecotype Madison, WI unplaced genomic scaffold, Vvil1.0 ctg.003867F_1_1, whole genome shotgun sequence genome and harbors:
- the LOC131641590 gene encoding ATG8-interacting protein 1-like isoform X1, with translation MAGTEDEVEKASRSNDWEVVSLTASTYAAAPGPNKVELKDDDKEDAYGPNDAETSNALFMSGHFAFPPSRHENLPLVPDYGEIQNVSGDKENAVEETREETTRPSGKDDENLTLAGLDVVSKEFEGMQYYDEKIHGKQFKEGTTLPDFGLAVKEESMYHPAKYTSFPSETDISTVIAYGESIVESETTESAEQETNVSPDDLSLPKNSSQDDKQNPSDLPCGAWWKRRAASIYAHAKEANTFWSVFIAATVMGLVMLGQRWQREKALQLKWQISITDEAKSRALSPMIRLKDVIVGGGHRRGSFIRESPSAEI
- the LOC131641590 gene encoding ATG8-interacting protein 1-like isoform X2, with the translated sequence MAGTEDEVEKASRSNDWEVVSLTASTYAAAPGPNKVELKDDDKEDAYGPNDAETSNALFMSGHFAFPPSRHENLPLVPDYGEIQNVSGDKENAVEETREETTRPSGKDDENLTLAGLDVVSKEFEGMQYYDEKIHGKQFKEGTTLPDFGLAVKEESMYHPAKYTSFPSETDISTVIAYGESIVESETTESAEQETNVSPDDLSLPKNSSQDDKQNPSDLPCGAWWKRRAASIYAHAKEANTFWSVFIAATVMGLVMLGQRWQREKALQLKWQISITDE